The sequence TGTATCTAAGTGACAGTGTGAGAAAACTGCAATGATTGCTTCAGCTCTCACACCTAGGatggaaacaaaggagaaaagctaCAGAAACAGAACTCAGGAACTTTCTTCtcattacccccaaaatacaaagtACTGAGAGAGCAGGACTTTTCAGAAGGAGAGGGAATGCTCTCCTCCATGCCTTCGCTCCTAGGCTTAGGAGGAACATAAACCACTCTTCTCAGACACATTAGGCAGGATGTGTGAAGGCTGGACCAGGCTGACCCCTGGTGGAGAGAATGAACCAGTCATTGCACTCCAAGAATGTGATCGCAACACTTTCTCCCTTTATCCTCGTTGATTTACTAATTCAAAAACAACAGTACTTACCCTGTGTTTAGGGTAAAACCGAGGCCTTAGGTCACAGAGAACAAAGGGCTTAATCGCCATTCCTAAGAATTCTTAAGAAACCATTCTTAATTCCCATTCTTAAGAATCTAATAGGTGAGATAAGTAGCTGCCCCTTTAAATGTTCCCTTCTCGGCAGCCCTAGGGAGAGTGGGAGTCGCTAGGCGGCTCATGCAGTTAAGTAGTCCAGGGGAGAAATGTGATGGGGATTGAACGACCATCAGATATATGTGAGGGAGACAAATCCAAGGGcttccaggtttctggcttgggcaACTGGTTGGTTATGGGTTGCAGTTCACAGGGTCAGGGAACCTACGCGGAGGAGGAATGGTGTGTAAGAAGACGAAGTAAGTTTTAGACACGTTAAGTTTGAGGTCACGGGAGGGATGGGAGTGGGCTACATCCAGGTAGAAATCTCTAATAGGTTGTTGGGATATACAAATGGGATatacaaatcaggaaagaaatatGGGGTAGGGATTTAAAGTCCTTCTCCAGTAACTCTGAACATATAAAAACCAACGTTTACAGTATTTACACATTATTATAAAACAGCCTGCTACTTAACCTAGTGGTTATTTGTCAAGTTGTATTCTAGGTTATGCTCTCGTTTAATTTTTGTCAAGGTCTAAAGGGttattttttacaaatgagaacactTAAGGATcagattaagtgatttgcccaaggtcacacagaggaGCTAGGTTTGAATCCGATTACTGTTTAATTCTAAAATCTATACTTTTTGACGTCTTGCTACACCGTCTTTCTAAAGGTCCCACTTGGTAAAAACGTGAGCAGCACTGCCGGGAAAAAACCGAAATAAACCGTACCAAGCGCATGCGGACCAAGAACACATTTCACTAAGATGGCGGCTCCCCTGCTGGACGCAGGCTCCCTTACGTCATCACACTGCGCGGCCGCCTGTCGCGCACCACGTCGGAAAGTAGCAGGCTGGCAGATGGCCCGGTCCCAGGCCAGAAGGCGTGCCCTATTCATCCCTGGCGCAAGATGGCGCTGCCTTTTGTACGTTCGCTGTTCTTGTGCCGCTGGGGAGCTAAACGATTGGGGGTAGCCGTCGCGGAAACCCGCAGAGGTAGGATTAtctcttttactctcttttaTCTCCAAAATGGTTTCCGTTATTCCCGAGAGTCCCCTTGGGTCTCTCCCTGACCTGCTTTGGTCTTGAGAGTCCAAACCTGGGACAcaatctggctttttttttttttttttttatcccgaGGCTTTTCCAGTCTGAAAGCCCATATTGAAGCGCCTCACTCTTGCCCGCGtgacattttctgtttcctcGTGAGCGCATGACTGTTTCAGATCGTAATACGTATATATCACTAGATCTAGGGGTTTAGCCCTCGTCATCATCTAATCTCTTTGCTTTTTGCTTTGCTCACAGGCATCAGTttcaaactggaagaaaaaaccGCCCACAGCAGCCTGGCGCTCTTCAAAGGTGACACAGGTGTCAAGTATGGCATAGTAGGATTGGAGCCCACCAAGTTGGCCCTGAATGTGGAGCGCTTCCGGGAATGGGCCGTAGTGCTGGCAGACACAGCAGTCACCAGTGGCAGGCACTACTGGGAAGTGACAGTGAAGCGCTCCCACCAATTCCGAATAGGAGTGGCAGATGTGGATATGTCCCGGGATAGCTGCATCGGTGTTGACGATCGTTCCTGGGTGTTCACGTATGCCCAGCGCAAGTGGCACACCATGTTGGCCAACGAAAAAGCCCCTATTGAGGGCATGGGGCAGCCAGAGAAGGTGGGGCTGTTGCTGGAGTATGAGGCCCAAAAGCTGAGCCTGGTGGATGTGAGCAGGGTCGCTGTGGTCCACACGCTACAGACAGATTTCCGAGGTCCAGTGGTACCTGCCTTTGCCCTATGGGATGGAGAGCTGCTGACCCACTCAGGGCTTGAAGTGCCTAAAGGCCTCTAGTATGTGTTTCATTGGAGTGCCCAATCATGCTCTTCCTTGGGTAGCCTCCTGGTGAAACTGTCTGAAGCCTTTTAATTTTGCCGCTAAGCAACCTCCAACTCCCGCAATTCAGTGTTAGGTCCTCTGTGCAATATCTtagtctttttcctttcccctacCCTGTGAAAACTAGGCACAcagccaccctctcccctcccccaatctaCTGCCAGTTTCCTAGGCTACCCTGCGTGTACTTAATGTGACTGGCTTCCTTCggtccctctgcctccctgtgccCAGACCTCAGATTGCATTCAGTCCCGGGGTCTTAGCTTTCAACTTTGAATTGATTCATCACTGTGATACCTCTGCCTCCCTTTGCCCCCATgtgattcccccctccccccaccttgggGCTCTACAGAATCTCTCCAGAGTAAATCCTTTCTACCTCTGGCTGGAGGAGTGGTACAATGACTTGGCCCTTTCCCTGTAGCACATACAGAGTCGACTCTGGCTCCCCAGGAAGTTCTTTACTGTCTCTGAATGAAACAGAGCCCTTCTTTTCCTAGTACCTCAGTGCCAGACTCTCAGCCCCACACTGCTGCAGCTATCACCACCCAGAGTCCATCTGCCTTAATCTGCACATCCCTGACATCTGGTCAATCCATTATAATCATTGGGCCAGTTACAACCATGATCAAAGGAGACCAGATACTTGTGCCACAGTTGGAACTtccagagggaggtgggaggcctGAGGTCTTGCACAATCCCTTTTTGAGGCTGCTCAGACCCATGCCCTCACTATTACCACccactctcccccccaccccctccagcagtTGCTGTATCCTAGCAACTCTAGGATACAGTTAACCTAGAGTAGTATTTAGGGTTGACGAAAACGTGGTGGGATGAGTATGTACGTGAAATATGTATTGTTTGGGCTCTGTCTGACCTTGTGGTTCCCTCTTATTCTACCTTTATGATGGTGACACAGCTGGATGCCcctgtgggagagagagaaggactggGCTTAACAATTATAATTTGTgtaattaaagtttatttgagcacAAAATActttctctgtctaaaaaattAGCAGTAGCAGCAGTACTTCCTGGCTAAGGAGGGCAGACCTCTCCAGACTATTAAAGTCTGGTGCATAGCTGTCCCACTTCCTTTGTGGATACATACCTGTACATGGTGGCTAGGGCCCCTTTACCAgagcatctctgtctctctcatgatgctttttaaagaaagggagaggggaccTGGGTGAAGACCTGGGATGATTTTGAGTGGGCTAAACCATTAGGCTGTACCTCGAAGAAAGTCAGAGTCTCCATGGATTGCTCTACTGCATGGGTCCACCAAGGCACTTCTCTATACTCTGTCTGCCAAGGGAATGGGGTATTTTCACTCTCACAGAAAGCAGTAGCCTAAGTCTTGGTCCCCACTGAAGCAGTGCGGCTCTCCATAGCATGTTTGGTGGTTATGGGTTAAGTGTGTGGCCAGTCATGCTATTTCTTGAGCAGGTACTGTATGTGCACCCCATGCTCACACCATGCTCTCTAAGTTCTCCTTGGACAGGGCCTCGGCCGCTGCTTCGGCCTGAGTCTCAGATGGTGTATAGGAGTCCTGGTAATCCTGAAGCAGTTTCACCACCTCCAGGTGGTTGAACTGCACAGCATCATCCAGGGGAATGTTGCCCCACCTGAAAGGAACAAAGCCCATGATCAGGCAAAGAAGACATTGAGAACGCTGTGGTTAAATAGTGACTGTGGTGGCTGGAGGGCAGTGGGAGAAAAGCTGCTGCTCAGCCCTCCTTTTACCTTAATCCTACTCACCTGTCCTTAACAAAAGGATTCACTTTGCAAGCCTCAATCAGGAATTTAACAACTTCGATGTGTCCTAGGAATatgggcagaaggaaaatgagatgGCACAGATCCTGAACCTTTTGGTGTTAACATTAGTATAGACTTTTGGCAGCTGGAGTCTGAACCAAAATGGGAAAGGTCTCTTCCCATTTTGCTCCCTGAAGCACCCAATAATAGTTGGCCTGCAAACTGCAGGGCATCTGGACAAAACCAGTTCCTTCCCTTGTAACCTTAAGGGCATATGCGATAGGGATTACTCGTTAGAAAAGAAAGGCTCTTagggggtgcctagctggctcagtcagtagagtatgcaactcttgatctcaaggttgtgagtttgagccccatgttgggagtagtttactttaaaaaaataaataaataaaatataaaaaaagaaagggtctTCCCCTTTTATTTAACCTTTAGATACCTTCAGCTGCAGCAACATGCAGGGCTGTGCGGGAGTCATAATCTTTCTGTTCCATGTCCATGGCTGACAAGGCAAACCTGAGGGTGGTGGAAAATAGCTAGAGTTACCCAGATCAGCCTAGAATCACTAGTGTCTTTTCTGAAGTGGGGTCAGACTAGATGGATtccagaaaaagtaaaacagagcTTATGGTAAGATCTGTAGACTCTGAGTAATCATGTTCTATACCCAGATGAGACTGTTACTCCTGAATCAGACGGGTGTGATGCTTCCAGAAACATCACTACCTACATGTTTGCTGATGTTGGTGATCTACTTGAGGCAAGGTCCTTAATTACTTCCAAGGATTCTGCTCTTAACACCCAGGTTAATCCTAACAGTGACTACTGTTAATTAAATTCTTATCACATGGCAGTCACTGTACTTAAAATAatctccttaaaaattttttttctttagtgtttttatttttgagagagagcataaacgggggaggggcagagagagggagacacaatctgaagcaggctccaggctccaagctgtcagcacagggcctgatgcggggcttgaattcacaaaccgcaagatcatgacctgaatggaagtcggatacttaaccgactaagccacccaagggcccctaaaataatctcatttaaatgtAACCTGTGCTATTTTATCTGGCTCTAAAGCTGAAGCACTTAACTATTTTGCTGTGTTGACTCCTAATGAGATCTCTGACCAGGAGTATTTTAGTGTGTTTATTTAGTACCTTCGAAGAGCTGAGACATCTCCACTATAGGCAGCAAATAATAGGTTCACCACAGTCTTGTTCTGGAAAACAAATTATACCCACCTTAGATTAACTGTGACTTTGAGCTCACCCATGCCCAGCTCTACCCTGTGACCCTTCTACAAAGATGCTTAGCCAAGGGTATTGCTAAAGCATTATGGAATGTTATATTCTGAAATATTCTTATAAGCCACTTGGGTTTTCCTTACCCGAACTTCTCCCCCTTCACGCCGTGGGTCTAACTTCCGAGCGCAGTGCCTCAGGTTGTCGTAGTTGTGGAAATTGAAGAGAGACACCAACTTCTAGAATCATAAGCCAAAGAGATTGTTTACTTACTCCCTGCACTTCGTAGAAGCTCAAAATtgtttcatttactcattcaaaaaCATTAAGTCCTACATGCAAAGTAACTCACCTGGCAGAAGCTGATGCCCCTGTGGCTGTTCCCTAGCTTGTCCAGTGGAGGTGACAGACACATCATTCCCATGACATTAGGTACTACTAGGAGGATGGCTCCTGACACAGCTGACTTGGCTGGCAGGCCCACCTTGGGGACAAAGTTGAAACTGAGGATAAGCTAGAGGTGCCCCCAAGTCCAGATTAATAAGTTAGTCTATCCCAAATGACTGCATAGGCAAAGCCATATCCATCTCAACCTTTTGGCTTGTTAATTGGCTTCTTTTCTTACTaatctcctgccctctctcccttaaATTAATGGCTTCagtaaggaaatatttgttgagtgtctaTGCTGTGCCTGATGCTGCTCTAGAACTAGGACAGTATCATTTGACTTCATTCTGGTGGTAGGAGATACATCatcaacagagaaaaataaccaCAGCTTGTgggaaaacacaggagaaatgaAGTAGGGTGCAGGGATAGAGAATGAAGTGGGAGGGGGGCCTACTGGAGACAGGATGGTCAGAaaagcctctctgaggaagtgGCATCTAAACTGAGACCTAGAGAAGTGCCAGGCACGTGAAGAGCAGCAGAAGAGTGGCTTAGAAGCTGCAGCATCATGTATTGATGTGTTTGAGGGATTTGGTGTGTTTGACAAACTCCCCTAAGGATTCTCAGCCTAACTGCCTGGCTGGAAGCTACTGAATGACAGGCAGGAACAAGCTTCCATCCTCAACTTTGAGAGACTCCGTGTCCTCATGTCTCGGCTCTGGACTGGTGGCAAATGGATGGCAGGGCCAGCAGCACTCACATGGAAGGCAAACTGGCCTGAGAAGTCGTACATGCCGCAGGAGTGCATGAGGCTGAGGGTGTTGCGCACTGCTTCAGCGCTCAGCACGCTCTCTCCTGTGATGGGGCAGATCCCGCCATTGGCCAGGGTGGCTGCCATGACACTGCCTGACTCACAGGTCACCTCCACGGAGCACAGCTATGGAGACAAGGCAGAGGTGAGGGTGCAGTGTGGATGTGAACACTGTGCTCTTGGGTCTAGAGCAATGTTCTTGGCATCCTGATCTTTCAAAAAGTTCCCCTGGTGTTTCTGAAGGACACCAGAACCACTGAAAAGGAGCATCCCTCTTGTGGGTGAGAGCAAGGATGGCAGTCTGTCCTGTTCCTTTGGCCCGGAGCTAAACAGAAgtgtttcctcacctggaaataGAGATCAAGGGCAGCCATCATGTCCACCCCCTTAGGAAAGCACTgtaagaaagaagaagggagagcATTTCTTTTCAGGCCATCAGCAGATCCTGTCACATTGCCAGGATCTCAAGCAAAGTCCCCAGCCCCAGTTGCCCTTCCACCAGCTGCAGAATTCCCGGGGACTTGATATGCCGGCCTCTCCCAATTACCTTCTTTTCCTTTAGATAGTAGCCAATGGCATAATTCCGAtcccctgtttccttctctgactgGAATCTGAAGCAAACACTGAATTTAGTACTTGATGTTTGAGGGTGGGTgtaaggagaggggaaaaatacCTTCCTTGAGAGAGATAGAACTAGATCACATATGTCAAACTAAATCAGCCCCTGTATAAATTCTCACAGTAATACTGGAGGAAACTTCTGACCCTGAGGAAACACTGGGCAAAACTTTATTGTAAagcataaaaaaacaaaccaaacccaaaatGGGTCATCTAGTTTGGGAAAACTGATGAGCATTTTGGCCTTGAGGGACTTGTCAAGAAAGGGTTTAAGAATAAGCCCTCATACTGCCTCTCTTAAGTACTAAGTAGAAAtggagggttgcctgggtggctcagttggttaagtgtcagactcttgattttggctgaggtcatgatctcatgattcatggattcaagccccacgtctggctccatgctgacagtgcagagcctgcctggattctctctctctgcccctctcctgttcacgctTGCGCACACAcgcaccctctcaaaataaataaaaacttaagaaatggAACAAGTTTTTTTACAAAGTAAACATGTCAATGAAGGGACTCTGAGGAAGCTATGTGGCCAAAATTCCCCTGGATTTCTTGCTCTTAAGATTTATCACCACCCCCACCTTCTctatcacacacatgcacacacaaacacaccccacAATGTATTCATCCAATCCTATGAATAGAGCCTTACGTAGCATTGCTGAAACCCATGTATTCGTTCCCAGCCATTTTGTTCAGATACTGTAAtacctaaaagagaaaaaggagcatgGAAGGCACCACATGAGAGTGAACCTCTACTAAACACATACTAGCCTGCCTAACTTTTTTGAACTCCTCAGTCCTTATCATAGCAGGGACTCAAGAGGCTTTTTCCCTCTGAGGCCACAGATTCCCACACCTCTGGAAATAAAGCTTCTAGTATGGGCTGGTGCATTATCAAAGTGGGGTTACAGCCATGCACTGGGACACCTGGAAAGGATAACATGCCATCGAGAAAAGCAGCCAGGAGCTGAGCAGCAAGGGAACTTACAAAATCAAACTTCTCTGCTTTGTTACAGTCCatctgcaaagagagagagagagagagagagagagagagagagatcagcaTTCCAAACCTAGGAGGATGACAGGAGTGCCAGGAGGACCTAGTGGAGTTAATGTCTTAGACTGGTTTTgctagtgacttttttttttttttttttacaactgagTCTTTTTGTATACCTGCATATCATATCCAATGATCTTAAAAACCAAACCATTTAGATTTTAGTATCAAGTAATGAGTACAAATAACCTCACCCCATCTGTGAGTTTTACTCATCCCTGAGCCTCGCTTCCATTTCCATTCTCAATCCCAGCCCTCATCTGACTCTC is a genomic window of Acinonyx jubatus isolate Ajub_Pintada_27869175 chromosome B4, VMU_Ajub_asm_v1.0, whole genome shotgun sequence containing:
- the SPRYD4 gene encoding SPRY domain-containing protein 4; this encodes MALPFVRSLFLCRWGAKRLGVAVAETRRGISFKLEEKTAHSSLALFKGDTGVKYGIVGLEPTKLALNVERFREWAVVLADTAVTSGRHYWEVTVKRSHQFRIGVADVDMSRDSCIGVDDRSWVFTYAQRKWHTMLANEKAPIEGMGQPEKVGLLLEYEAQKLSLVDVSRVAVVHTLQTDFRGPVVPAFALWDGELLTHSGLEVPKGL
- the GLS2 gene encoding glutaminase liver isoform, mitochondrial isoform X1; the protein is MRSMRALQNALSGAGSHCWLGGWGHLSRSPLLGGGVRHHLSEAAALGRETPHSHQPQHRDHDSSESGMLSRLGDLLFYTIAEGQERIPIHKFTTALKATGLQTSDPRLRDCMSQMRRMVRESSSGGLLDRDLFQKCVSSNIVLLTQAFRKKFVIPDFEEFTSHVDRIFEDAKELTGGKVAAYIPQLAKSNPDLWGVSLCTVDGQRHSVGHTKIPFCLQSCVKPLTYAISISTLGTDYVHKFVGKEPSGLRYNKLSLNEEGIPHNPMVNAGAIVVSSLIKMDCNKAEKFDFVLQYLNKMAGNEYMGFSNATFQSEKETGDRNYAIGYYLKEKKCFPKGVDMMAALDLYFQLCSVEVTCESGSVMAATLANGGICPITGESVLSAEAVRNTLSLMHSCGMYDFSGQFAFHVGLPAKSAVSGAILLVVPNVMGMMCLSPPLDKLGNSHRGISFCQKLVSLFNFHNYDNLRHCARKLDPRREGGEVRNKTVVNLLFAAYSGDVSALRRFALSAMDMEQKDYDSRTALHVAAAEGHIEVVKFLIEACKVNPFVKDRWGNIPLDDAVQFNHLEVVKLLQDYQDSYTPSETQAEAAAEALSKENLESMV
- the GLS2 gene encoding glutaminase liver isoform, mitochondrial isoform X2, whose translation is MPFLLDLGFWVRRARAVICRPPGRAFGQVGPRDGACPSDSSESGMLSRLGDLLFYTIAEGQERIPIHKFTTALKATGLQTSDPRLRDCMSQMRRMVRESSSGGLLDRDLFQKCVSSNIVLLTQAFRKKFVIPDFEEFTSHVDRIFEDAKELTGGKVAAYIPQLAKSNPDLWGVSLCTVDGQRHSVGHTKIPFCLQSCVKPLTYAISISTLGTDYVHKFVGKEPSGLRYNKLSLNEEGIPHNPMVNAGAIVVSSLIKMDCNKAEKFDFVLQYLNKMAGNEYMGFSNATFQSEKETGDRNYAIGYYLKEKKCFPKGVDMMAALDLYFQLCSVEVTCESGSVMAATLANGGICPITGESVLSAEAVRNTLSLMHSCGMYDFSGQFAFHVGLPAKSAVSGAILLVVPNVMGMMCLSPPLDKLGNSHRGISFCQKLVSLFNFHNYDNLRHCARKLDPRREGGEVRNKTVVNLLFAAYSGDVSALRRFALSAMDMEQKDYDSRTALHVAAAEGHIEVVKFLIEACKVNPFVKDRWGNIPLDDAVQFNHLEVVKLLQDYQDSYTPSETQAEAAAEALSKENLESMV
- the GLS2 gene encoding glutaminase liver isoform, mitochondrial isoform X4, with product MLSRLGDLLFYTIAEGQERIPIHKFTTALKATGLQTSDPRLRDCMSQMRRMVRESSSGGLLDRDLFQKCVSSNIVLLTQAFRKKFVIPDFEEFTSHVDRIFEDAKELTGGKVAAYIPQLAKSNPDLWGVSLCTVDGQRHSVGHTKIPFCLQSCVKPLTYAISISTLGTDYVHKFVGKEPSGLRYNKLSLNEEGIPHNPMVNAGAIVVSSLIKMDCNKAEKFDFVLQYLNKMAGNEYMGFSNATFQSEKETGDRNYAIGYYLKEKKCFPKGVDMMAALDLYFQLCSVEVTCESGSVMAATLANGGICPITGESVLSAEAVRNTLSLMHSCGMYDFSGQFAFHVGLPAKSAVSGAILLVVPNVMGMMCLSPPLDKLGNSHRGISFCQKLVSLFNFHNYDNLRHCARKLDPRREGGEVRNKTVVNLLFAAYSGDVSALRRFALSAMDMEQKDYDSRTALHVAAAEGHIEVVKFLIEACKVNPFVKDRWGNIPLDDAVQFNHLEVVKLLQDYQDSYTPSETQAEAAAEALSKENLESMV